From Pogoniulus pusillus isolate bPogPus1 chromosome 17, bPogPus1.pri, whole genome shotgun sequence, the proteins below share one genomic window:
- the RGMA gene encoding repulsive guidance molecule A: protein MRPLRERIVVKARAGWMGMGRGAGSTALGLFQILPVFLCIFPSVTSPCKILKCNSEFWAATSGSHHLGTEEAPEFCTALRAYAHCTRRTARTCRGDLAYHSAVHGIEDLMVQHNCSKDGPTSQPRLRTLPPGDSQERSDSPEICHYEKSFHKHSAAPNYTHCGLFGDPHLRTFTDTFQTCKVQGAWPLIDNNYLNVQVTNTPVLPGSMATATSKLTIIFKSFQECVDQKVYQAEMDELPAAFADGSKNGGDKHGANSLKITEKVSGQHIEIQAKYIGTTIVVRQVGRYLTFAVRMPEEVVNAVEDRDSQGLYLCLRGCPLNQQIDFQAVRSAQATEGRARRKGPSLPAPPEAFTYETATAKCREKLPVEDLYFQSCVFDLLTTGDVNFMLAAYYAFEDVKMLHSNKDKLHLYERTRDLAPGNTAPSGTSAALWVLLLCLCQCWLCLL, encoded by the exons GGAGAGGATAGTGGTTAAAGCTCGAGCTGGATGGATGGGTATggggagaggggcaggatccaCAGCCCTGGGACTTTTCCAAATCCTCCCTGTCTTTCTCTGCATCTTCCCTTCAG TGACATCTCCATGCAAGATCCTCAAGTGCAACTCTGAGTTCTGGGCGGCCACGTCGGGCTCGCACCACCTGGGCACGGAAGAGGCGCCCGAGTTCTGCACGGCGCTGCGTGCCTACGCGCACTGCACCCGCCGCACCGCCCGCACCTGCAGGGGCGACCTGGCCTACCACTCCGCCGTGCATGGCATAGAGGATCTGATGGTGCAGCACAACTGCTCCAAGGATGGCCCCACGTCCCAGCCCCGGCTCCGGACGCTGCCCCCCGGCGACAGCCAGGAGCGCTCCGACAGCCCCGAGATCTGCCACTACGAGAAGAGCTTTCACAAGCACTCGGCCGCCCCCAACTACACCCACTGCGGGCTCTTCGGGGACCCCCACCTCAGGACTTTCACAGACACCTTCCAGACCTGCAAGGTGCAAGGGGCTTGGCCTCTCATAGACAATAACTACCTGAATGTCCAGGTCACCAACACGCCGGTGCTGCCTGGCTCCATGGCCACCGCTACCAGCAAG CTCACCATCATCTTCAAGAGCTTCCAGGAGTGCGTGGACCAGAAAGTGTACCAGGCGGAGATGGACGAGCTCCCTGCCGCCTTCGCCGACGGCTCCAAGAACGGTGGGGACAAGCACGGAGCCAACAGCCTGAAGATCACTGAGAAGGTGTCAGGGCAGCACATCGAGATCCAGGCCAAGTACATCGGCACCACCATCGTGGTGAGGCAGGTGGGCAGGTACCTGACGTTCGCCGTGCGCATGCCGGAGGAGGTGGTGAACGCGGTGGAGGACCGGGACAGCCAGGGCCTCTACCTGTGCCTGCGCGGCTGCCCGCTCAACCAGCAGATTGACTTCCAGGCCGTGCGCTCGGCTCAGGCCACCGAGGGTCGCGCTCGCAGGAAGGGGCCCAGCCTGCCCGCCCCTCCCGAGGCCTTCACCTACGAAACGGCCACGGCCAAGTGCAGGGAAAAGCTGCCCGTGGAGGACCTCTACTTCCAGTCCTGCGTCTTCGACCTCCTCACCACAGGGGATGTCAACTTCATGCTGGCTGCTTACTATGCCTTTGAGGATGTGAAGATGCTTCACTCCAACAAAGACAAGCTGCACCTCTATGAAAGGACACGGGACCTGGCCCCGGGCAACACGGCTCCCTCGGGGACCTCCGCTGCCCTCTGGGTGCTACTGCTGTGCTTGTGTCAGTGTTGGTTGTGCTTGTTGTAG